The following coding sequences lie in one Capsicum annuum cultivar UCD-10X-F1 chromosome 5, UCD10Xv1.1, whole genome shotgun sequence genomic window:
- the LOC107870440 gene encoding disease resistance protein RPP13, protein MVDAAFVSFAVQKLGDFLIQEVNLRLSLREDVKWLRNELLFMQSFLKHAEEKQSEDQRVQQWVFEINSVANDAVAILETYSFEASKGDDDRIAGRLKACTCICRKETKFYKVGKEIQSLKQRIMDVSRKRETYGITDINIAGEGPSNRPKNQSALVRTLRRTTSYVDDDQIFVGFQDVVQRLITELLKADPRRSAISIYGMGGLGKTTLARNLYTSPNIVSSFPIRAWICVSQEYNTMDLLRNIIKSIQGRTKENLDLLEKMTETDLESYLRDLLKERKYLVVVDDVWHRGAWESLKRAFPDSKDGSRVIITTRKGDVAERADDKGFVHKLRYLTQEESWDLFCKKLLDVQTMVPEMGRLARDMVHKCGGLPLAIVVLSGLLSHKRGLEEWKKEKDHLWKTIKADSIEISYILSISYNDLPTVLKQCFLYFGIYPEDREIYTDQITQLWMAEGFIPREEERMEDVAEGFLDELIRRSLIQVGHTFWDKVVKCRIHDLLRDLAVKKALEVNFFDIYDPRKHSISSFCLRHAIHGQAQRYLSLDLSNLKLRSVLFFDPNFCKTGLINFRIEFQHIYVLQLEIQSGTRFPDSIGSLYHLKFLRLSGIYDIPSSIGNLKNLLTLCVYNEYGRLCQLPPETAGLINLRHLTAFYSIPLKRISKLTSLQYLEGICCDQWKDVNPVDLVNLGELRMYGIAKTYSLNNIGNLKQLHTLFLVCKYDESFPPLEFLNFCQMLHKLWLKGRIEKLPPSDTFSNSITMMSLSHSKLIEDPMPILEMLPNLRNLDLVAAYEGKEISCSDNNFGQLEFLRLESLENLERWYLATSAMPLIKGLGIHNCPKLNEIPERMKNVERLKRFNL, encoded by the coding sequence ATGGTTGATGCCGCCTTTGTGTCGTTTGCAGTGCAAAAACTGGGTGATTTCCTCATACAGGAAGTTAACCTACGTTTAAGTCTGAGAGAAGATGTGAAGTGGCTCAGAAATGAGCTGCTCTTCATGCAATCTTTCCTCAAACATGCAGAGGAAAAGCAAAGCGAAGATCAAAGAGTTCAACAATGGGTGTTTGAGATCAACTCTGTTGCTAATGATGCTGTTGCTATACTCGAGACTTACAGTTTCGAGGCTAGTAAAGGTGATGATGATAGAATTGCTGGACGTCTGAAGGCTTGCACTTGCATCTGTAGGAAGGAGACCAAATTCTACAAAGTTGGCAAGGAGATCCAATCACTCAAGCAACGGATCATGGATGTCTCTCGCAAACGAGAGACTTATGGTATTACAGATATAAATATTGCAGGGGAAGGACCAAGTAATCGGCCAAAAAATCAGTCGGCCCTGGTTAGAACATTGAGGAGAACTACCTCATATGTAGATGATGATCAGATTTTTGTTGGCTTTCAAGATGTTGTACAAAGATTGATAACTGAACTTCTCAAAGCAGATCCTCGTCGAAGTGCTATCTCCATTTATGGTATGGGCGGATTAGGCAAGACAACTCTTGCGAGGAACCTCTACACCAGTCCTAACATAGTCTCTAGCTTCCCAATACGTGCTTGGATATGTGTTTCTCAAGAGTACAATACCATGGATCTTCTTAGGAACATCATCAAATCTATCCAAGGACGCACCAAGGAAAATCTAGATTTGTTGGAGAAGATGACTGAGACAGATCTAGAAAGTTACCTTCGTGATCTATTAAAAGAACGCAAATACCTTGTGGTGGTGGATGATGTATGGCATAGAGGAGCTTGGGAAAGTTTGAAAAGAGCATTTCCAGATAGCAAGGATGGAAGCAGAGTTATTATTACCACACGCAAAGGGGATGTCGCTGAAAGAGCAGACGACAAAGGTTTTGTCCATAAACTTCGGTACCTAACCCAAGAAGAGAGTTGGGACCTCTTCTGCAAGAAACTGCTTGATGTCCAAACAATGGTTCCAGAAATGGGAAGGTTAGCTAGAGATATGGTGCATAAATGTGGAGGCTTACCTCTTGCAATTGTTGTATTAAGCGGACTACTTTCGCATAAAAGGGGGCTAGAAGAATGGAAAAAGGAGAAGGACCACCTTTGGAAGACCATTAAAGCTGACTCAATTGAAATCTCGTACATACTATCAATAAGCTACAACGACTTGCCAACTGTACTCAAGCAGTGTTTTCTATACTTTGGTATTTATCCGGAGGATCGTGAGATCTACACTGATCAAATCACGCAGTTGTGGATGGCAGAGGGTTTCATaccaagagaagaagaaagaatggAGGATGTCGCTGAAGGCTTCTTGGATGAGCTGATAAGACGAAGCTTGATACAAGTGGGACATACATTTTGGGACAAAGTTGTTAAATGTAGGATTCATGATCTACTTCGGGATCTTGCCGTGAAAAAGGCATTGGAGGTAAActtttttgatatttatgatcCAAGAAAGCACTCCATATCCTCCTTTTGTCTCAGACATGCCATTCATGGTCAAGCACAAAGGTACCTCTCACTAGATCTTTCTAACTTGAAGTTAAGGTCAGTACTGTTCTTTGATCCAAATTTTTGTAAGACGGGTCTTATAAACTTCCGTATTGAGTTCCAACATATATATGTGCTGCAATTGGAGATTCAATCTGGCACTAGGTTTCCTGATTCCATAGGGAGTTTGTACCACCTCAAGTTCTTAAGATTGAGTGGTATCTATGATATTCCTTCCTCCATTGGCAATCTCAAGAATTTACTGACACTTTGTGTCTACAATGAATACGGACGCTTATGCCAACTACCTCCAGAGACAGCTGGCCTAATAAATCTAAGACATTTAACTGCTTTCTATTCAATACCTCTGAAACGTATAAGCAAACTCACAAGTCTTCAATATCTTGAAGGCATTTGTTGTGATCAATGGAAAGATGTTAACCcggttgatttggtcaatcttGGAGAATTACGCATGTATGGTATTGCCAAAACTTACTCCCTGAATAACATTGGCAACTTGAAACAACTTCACACTCTCTTCTTGGTTTGTAAATACGATGAATCGTTCCCACCCctagaatttcttaatttttgtcaAATGCTCCACAAATTGTGGTTAAAAGGGAGAATAGAGAAATTGCCTCCGTCGGACACATTTTCAAATTCCATCACAATGATGAGCCTTTCTCACTCAAAACTCATTGAAGATCCGATGCCTATCTTGGAAATGTTGCCAAACCTAAGGAATCTCGATTTAGTTGCAGCTTATGAAGGAAAGGAAATTAGTTGCAGTGATAACAACTTTGGTCAACTGGAGTTCCTTCGCCTTGAGAGTCTTGAGAACCTAGAAAGATGGTATTTAGCCACAAGTGCGATGCCTCTGATTAAAGGTCTTGGTATTCATAACTGTCCAAAGCTAAATGAGATTCCTGAGAGAATGAAAAATGTGGAGAGGTTGAAGAGATTTAATCTTTGA